The proteins below are encoded in one region of Pseudoduganella armeniaca:
- a CDS encoding GGDEF domain-containing protein has translation MINDFATAAQATMSYLRHRLGFKLWMVTRTEGDDWIVLFADDAGYGIKAGQAFRWTDTICSRMVLGHGPNIAPATADVAAYAEAPLARQLGIGAYVGVPLHRTDGSLFGTLVGLDPQARDKEIREELDTVTLLADLLGAVLNAELNAGDAVRQAERIGADATRDGLTGLYNRRGWDMLLQREEERCSRYGHSACVVSIDLDDLKFINDAQGSASGDALLMRTARALEGVTRGSDVVARLGDDEFGMLMVECDYFDAQAMLLRVQEALAAADVRASLGMAMRKAGYDLEEAFAMADAEMYRAKRSRKVLN, from the coding sequence ATGATCAACGATTTCGCCACGGCGGCCCAGGCCACGATGTCCTATTTGCGCCACCGGCTGGGCTTCAAGCTCTGGATGGTCACGCGCACGGAGGGCGACGACTGGATCGTTTTGTTCGCCGACGACGCCGGCTACGGCATCAAGGCCGGCCAGGCATTCCGCTGGACCGATACCATCTGCTCGCGCATGGTGCTGGGCCACGGCCCCAATATCGCCCCGGCCACGGCGGACGTGGCGGCCTACGCGGAGGCGCCGCTGGCGCGCCAGCTGGGCATCGGCGCCTACGTCGGCGTGCCGCTGCACCGCACCGACGGCTCGCTGTTCGGCACGCTCGTGGGCCTCGACCCGCAAGCGCGCGACAAGGAGATTCGCGAGGAACTCGATACCGTGACCTTGCTGGCGGACCTGCTGGGGGCGGTACTGAACGCGGAGCTGAACGCCGGCGACGCGGTGCGCCAGGCCGAGCGGATCGGCGCGGACGCCACCCGCGACGGCCTGACGGGCCTGTACAACCGCCGCGGCTGGGACATGCTGCTGCAGCGCGAGGAGGAACGCTGCAGCCGCTACGGCCATTCCGCCTGCGTGGTGTCGATCGACCTGGACGACCTGAAGTTCATCAACGACGCCCAGGGCAGCGCCTCGGGCGACGCCCTGCTGATGCGCACGGCGCGCGCGCTGGAAGGCGTCACGCGCGGCTCGGACGTGGTGGCGCGCCTGGGCGACGACGAATTCGGCATGCTGATGGTCGAATGCGACTATTTCGACGCCCAGGCCATGCTGTTGCGGGTGCAGGAAGCGCTGGCCGCCGCCGACGTGCGCGCCTCGCTGGGCATGGCGATGCGCAAGGCCGGCTACGACCTGGAGGAAGCGTTCGCGATGGCCGATGCGGAGATGTATCGGGCCAAGCGCAGCCGCAAGGTGCTCAATTAG
- a CDS encoding penicillin acylase family protein produces MGKAGRDARRWAKRIVIGLALLLALVFLTAWYFLRGSLPLLDGRRTVPGLHGAVTVTRDARGVPSIAGNHREDVAYATGFVHAQDRFFQMDLLRRMAAGELAELFGAKALPLDRAHRLHRFRARAASAFLNLPAPERQLLERYTAGVNDGLNALGTRPFEYGLLRMQPRAWSAHDTLLAIFAMYLDLQGNATARELSRGWLRENTDAAQLAFLLPTASRWDAPLDAADIPLPQAALPARAPAWWGQAAPSDPALLALDDMQSSIGSNNWAVAGGRSQGGGAIVSDDMHLGIKLPNTWYRAQLQVPDGNGSTRRLVGVSLPGAPFIIVGTNGHVAWAFTNSYGDYQDLVAAQLDAAHPGQVRLDGAWEKITEHAETILVKDAPAETLKVRDTSLGPLMEAGGRTYAVHWIAHETALVNVNLRKLEGANTLDEALAIAATAGIPAQNFVAGDAAGNIGWTIAGPLPRRAGGADATFPLADGAGSWRGWLTPPEYPRVLNPAGGQLVTANSRQLAGPGAALLGDGGFDLGARTRQARDALAALGPRTDERAVYGVMLDDRALFMAGWRDRALAVLDQAALAGQPKRAETARLLRDNWTGRASPDSAGYRIARGFMWSLYELLYGGANVRMQELAGGAGASAAERRWPEVVARLLDEQPAGWLPRQYGSWRALQLAALDRTVAALEADGTALRDATWGARNRAAIAHPIAQAVPALRQWLSTPADPLPGDNHMPRVAGRTYGQSERLTVSPGKEEQGVFNMPGGQSGHPLSPFFLAGHADWVNGTPTPLLPGPVEHTLAFMP; encoded by the coding sequence ATGGGTAAAGCTGGGAGAGACGCGCGTCGCTGGGCCAAGCGCATCGTGATCGGCCTGGCGCTGCTGCTGGCGCTCGTCTTCCTGACGGCCTGGTACTTCCTGCGCGGCAGCCTGCCGCTGCTGGACGGCCGCCGCACCGTTCCCGGCCTGCATGGCGCCGTCACCGTTACGCGCGACGCGCGCGGGGTGCCGTCGATCGCGGGCAACCACCGCGAGGACGTGGCCTATGCCACCGGTTTCGTGCACGCGCAAGACCGCTTCTTCCAGATGGACCTGCTGCGCCGGATGGCGGCCGGCGAACTGGCCGAACTGTTCGGCGCCAAGGCGCTGCCGCTGGACCGCGCGCACCGGCTGCACCGCTTCCGCGCGCGCGCCGCGAGCGCCTTCCTGAACCTGCCGGCGCCGGAGCGCCAGCTGCTGGAGCGCTACACGGCCGGCGTCAACGACGGCCTGAATGCGCTGGGCACGCGACCCTTCGAGTACGGCCTGCTGCGCATGCAGCCGCGGGCCTGGTCGGCCCACGATACGCTGCTGGCGATCTTCGCCATGTACCTCGACCTGCAGGGCAATGCGACAGCGCGCGAGCTGTCGCGCGGCTGGCTGCGCGAGAACACCGATGCGGCGCAGCTGGCGTTCCTGCTGCCGACGGCGAGCCGCTGGGATGCGCCGCTCGATGCCGCCGACATCCCGCTGCCGCAAGCCGCGCTGCCGGCACGGGCGCCGGCCTGGTGGGGCCAGGCGGCGCCGTCCGATCCGGCCCTGCTGGCGCTGGACGACATGCAGTCCTCGATCGGCAGCAACAACTGGGCCGTGGCCGGTGGCCGCAGCCAGGGCGGCGGCGCCATCGTCTCGGACGACATGCACCTGGGGATCAAGCTGCCCAACACGTGGTACCGCGCGCAGTTGCAGGTCCCGGACGGCAACGGCAGCACCCGTCGCCTGGTCGGCGTCAGCCTGCCCGGCGCGCCGTTCATCATCGTCGGCACCAATGGCCACGTGGCCTGGGCGTTCACCAACAGCTACGGCGATTACCAGGACCTGGTTGCGGCGCAGCTGGACGCGGCGCATCCCGGCCAGGTGCGCCTGGATGGCGCATGGGAGAAAATCACCGAGCATGCCGAGACGATCCTGGTGAAGGATGCGCCGGCCGAAACCTTGAAAGTGCGCGACACCTCGCTGGGGCCGTTGATGGAGGCCGGCGGACGCACGTACGCGGTGCACTGGATTGCCCACGAGACGGCCCTGGTCAACGTCAATTTGCGCAAGCTGGAAGGCGCCAACACGCTGGACGAGGCGCTGGCCATCGCCGCCACCGCCGGCATCCCGGCGCAGAACTTCGTCGCCGGCGACGCCGCCGGCAACATCGGCTGGACCATCGCCGGGCCGTTGCCGCGCCGCGCCGGCGGCGCCGATGCCACCTTCCCGCTGGCCGACGGCGCCGGGTCCTGGCGCGGCTGGCTGACGCCGCCCGAGTATCCGCGCGTGCTCAATCCGGCCGGCGGCCAGCTGGTCACGGCCAACAGCCGCCAGCTGGCGGGGCCGGGCGCCGCGTTGCTGGGCGACGGCGGCTTCGACCTGGGCGCGCGCACGCGCCAGGCCCGCGACGCACTGGCGGCGCTGGGACCGCGCACGGACGAGCGGGCCGTGTATGGCGTCATGCTGGACGACCGTGCCCTGTTCATGGCCGGCTGGCGCGACCGCGCCCTGGCGGTGCTGGACCAGGCGGCGCTGGCCGGGCAGCCGAAGCGAGCGGAAACGGCGCGCCTGCTGCGCGACAACTGGACAGGCCGGGCCAGCCCCGACTCGGCCGGCTACCGCATCGCGCGCGGCTTCATGTGGTCGCTGTACGAACTGCTGTACGGCGGCGCCAACGTGCGCATGCAGGAACTGGCCGGCGGCGCCGGCGCGTCGGCCGCCGAGCGGCGCTGGCCGGAAGTGGTGGCGCGGCTGCTGGACGAGCAGCCGGCCGGCTGGCTGCCGCGCCAATACGGCAGCTGGCGCGCGCTGCAACTGGCGGCGCTGGACCGGACCGTGGCGGCGCTGGAGGCGGACGGCACGGCGCTGCGCGACGCCACCTGGGGCGCGCGCAACCGGGCCGCCATCGCCCATCCGATCGCGCAGGCCGTGCCGGCGCTGCGCCAATGGCTGAGCACCCCGGCCGACCCGCTGCCCGGGGACAACCACATGCCGCGCGTGGCCGGCCGGACCTACGGCCAATCCGAGCGCCTGACGGTCTCGCCGGGCAAGGAAGAGCAGGGCGTGTTCAATATGCCGGGCGGCCAGAGCGGCCATCCGCTGTCGCCGTTCTTCCTGGCCGGCCATGCCGACTGGGTCAACGGCACGCCCACACCGCTGTTGCCGGGGCCTGTCGAGCACACGCTGGCTTTCATGCCGTGA
- a CDS encoding GAF domain-containing protein: protein MLTPSLPDNEGARLAALHTLLLLDTQPEQRFNQIVEFAAREYRVPIALITLLDADRQWFKASVGMGGTCQTSRDISFCGHTILRSEIMVVPDAKADPRFHDNPLVDGPPHIRFYAGAPLILSSGYALGSLCIIDTQPRDPATLDLSMLAMLRHLVMRQLEPLAAAGDVEAALARRVYRGSAPDASRDS, encoded by the coding sequence ATGCTGACACCATCGCTCCCGGACAACGAAGGCGCGCGCCTGGCCGCGCTGCACACGCTGCTGCTGCTGGACACGCAGCCGGAACAGCGCTTCAACCAGATCGTGGAATTCGCCGCGCGCGAGTACCGCGTGCCGATCGCGCTGATCACGCTGCTGGACGCGGACCGCCAGTGGTTCAAGGCCAGCGTGGGCATGGGCGGCACCTGCCAGACCAGCCGCGACATCTCGTTCTGCGGCCACACCATCCTGCGCAGCGAGATCATGGTCGTGCCGGACGCAAAGGCCGACCCGCGCTTCCACGACAACCCGCTGGTGGACGGCCCGCCGCACATCCGCTTCTACGCCGGCGCGCCGCTGATCCTCTCTTCCGGCTATGCGCTGGGCAGCCTGTGCATCATCGACACCCAGCCGCGCGATCCGGCCACGCTAGACCTGTCGATGCTGGCGATGCTGCGCCACCTGGTGATGCGCCAACTCGAGCCGCTGGCCGCCGCCGGCGACGTCGAGGCGGCGCTGGCCAGGCGGGTCTACAGAGGCTCCGCGCCCGACGCGTCCCGCGACAGCTGA